Within Bacillota bacterium, the genomic segment GATGATATCGCATAGATTCTTCCAGCTGCTGAAGAATGTTCTCTTACATCAGTTTTTAAGTTTGAAGCATCAATTCTAGCTGTTTCAAAAAGATCTTTTACTTCTTTAAAGGTTAACACAACATCAATGGCGTCTTTGATATCTTCTTCTTTCGCTTCGGCTTTTTTGGCAAGACAAGGTCCTACAAAAACGGTAAAAGCGTTTGGAACTATTTTTTTAATAACTCTTCCAGTAGCAATCATTGGAGAGACCGATTTTGGAACATGAATCATCAAGTCTGGCTTTAATTTCCGTATCATTTGAATCCACATAGGGCAGCAGCAACTTGTTAGAATATAGTCTTTTTCATTTTGAATTTCTCTGTCAAAATCTAAAGCTTCTTTTAATGTTAAAATATCCGCAAATAAAGAAACTTCTACAACTCCTTCAAATCCTATTTGTTTAAAAGCAGATCGAAGTTGTCCATCCGTTACCACATCAAATTGACTTAAAAAAGCAGGCGCAATTAAAACATAAACTGGTTTGTCTTTTTTATGTATGGCGTCCATTACTTTCATGATATCTTCGGAGAGTAATAATTTTTGAATAAGTTTGGGGTCAAGGCAATTATGACATTTTTCTTCAACAAATACTGGTAGTCTTTGACCTTGTTCATCTGTCTTTACATGTTTGTAAAAACAGTCCATAAAATTTACATTTGTTTGAAGACAGGAAGGGTTGTAAGTTTCCCAACTTTGGGCATTCATCCCAGGTTTTAAGACACACTCTAAATGAAAAGGATCGTAATTTAACCGATCAAGTACGTCATCAGTTTGTTTGGTCTTTGAAGATAAAACAATTCGTTTATACAAATCTTGAAAAGTATGCATATAATATATCTCCTTTCAAAAGAACGATTCAGAATCGAAAATCTTGATAGTAGGTCAAATTCATTATATCAAATATAAAAGGATTTATCTATTTACATTTGACTATTGCTTTTTTCTTTTCTAAAAAAAAGCAGAAGTCGGTTTGACTTCTGCGCTTTGGACTTAATACTTTTTAAAAATCCATTTGATTTAAAATTGTTTTTAAAATACTAGATGATTTATCTAATTTAAGGGATTCTTCTTCGTTTAATTTTAATTTAACTACATGATGAACGCCATCTCGGTTTAAAACCGCGGGGAGCCCAATATAAACGTCTTTTTCAGTATCATATGTGCCATTGTTATAAACAGAAATAGGTAAAATTCGATTTTCGTTGTTAAAAATCGACGAAGTAATTCGGACCAACGCCATTCCAATTCCATAATAAGTTGCTTTCTTTCTTTTGATAATTTCATAAGCTGCATTCTTTACATTTTGATAGATTTTTTCTAAATCTTCAAAATTAATTTCATCCATAGAATCAATCACATCTTTGATGGGTTTGGCTCCAATATAAGCGCTTGACCAACAAACAAATTCGCTATCTCCATGTTCTCCTAAGATATAAGCATGTACGTTTGAAACGGATATGTTTACGTATCTTGAAATTTCATAACGAAGTCTTGCCGTGTCAAGTGAGGTGCCACTACCTATGACTCTCGAAGAAGGGAGATTGGATTCTTTCCAAGCCACATACGTTAAGATATCAACAGGGTTACTTGCAACAAGTAGGATTCCATCAAATCCAGAATCCATAATGTTTCTTACGACGGATTTCATAATTTTTGCATTTCGATTTAATAAATCAATTCTTGTTTCTCCATCTTTTTGACTAACTCCTGCGGTAATTACTACTAAATGTGCGTCTTTACAATCTGAATAATTTCCTGCTTTAATGCTCATTTTTCTTGGTCCAAAGGCGAGTCCATGGTTTAAATCCATGGCCTCTCCCTCTGCTTTATTATAATCAATGTCAATTAAGACAAGTTCTTCTATTGTCCCTTGGTTTACCAATGCGTAGGCATAGCTCATTCCAACAAAGCCTGTACCAACGATTACTACTTTACTTGAATTCATAGTTTTTCAACTCCTTACAAGTATATAGTACACTTTTCATACGTTTTAATCTAATGATTTGACTTTTAGGGATTAAATGTAAAAAAAGCAATCAGCGTAAACTGATTGCTCTTTAAAATTTTAGAAATTAGGTTTTTGATGAAAAAGAACTTGAAAGGATAATACTCCAGCTTGTAAGAAATTCGCTTCTTCTTCTGAAGAAGGCATATTCAAACTAATACCAACGACAACTTTTGCATGAGTATCATCAATCATTTCGATATCTGACGAAAAGATTAACATTTGATTGGCAAGCAAATACATTTCACTTTCTAAAGTTATAAGTGAATGAGCAATTTCTACTTCAAGAAAATGTCCGTCTTCTACTTTCACTACATAAGTATAATAGACTTCCGTAACATCATCTATGCCAAGAATTGCCCCGGTTGGTACTAATCTTTTTCCAGATGGGGCAGATAGATTTTGAACTTGGGAAGATTGACTTAATGATACTACTTCACTAAATTCAAAAATCGTTTGTTGGTTTAACCACTCTTGATATGCAAGGGCCGACCCAAACAATAGCAAAAGAAAAACAAAAAAAGACACCACTAATGGTCGCATACTGATCACTCCTATGAATGTTTAGAACGGCAACTGGCAATCCCTGAGGGACCCTATAGTTTTCTGTCGCCGGATTACTCCGGGTTTAGCTTTATCAAACCAAGCACTCATACAAGATAAAAACAATCTGTATGGCTTTGTCTTTGATACCTATACTATACTCTATAATTTTTAAAATGCAATAGATTTATATAAAATAGATGAATATTAAATCCATGCATATTATATTTTTTATCTATTTTCATTAGAGAATAAAGAAAGCACCTTTTTATCCCATACGGGTTAAAAGAGTGCTTTCTTGAATTATTTTATTTACCTACTCAAGATTAATCTTCCAGAAGAATCTTGAGACCAAAGATCATTTGCTAAGTAAAATTGTGTAGCAAATGTATCCCACCAACTAGGAATTGGCAAGGACGATGCACTAACAAGAGTTGCCATTACACCCCTTGGTGTTCTATCCGGTGTATAAATAATGGATCCACTTGAGGAGCGAAACTCAACCAATGCATAGTAGGCTCTGGATAAGGTTTCAGCCCCACCTGAATTTCCAACTGCGGTTCCTATGTAAT encodes:
- a CDS encoding L-lactate dehydrogenase: MNSSKVVIVGTGFVGMSYAYALVNQGTIEELVLIDIDYNKAEGEAMDLNHGLAFGPRKMSIKAGNYSDCKDAHLVVITAGVSQKDGETRIDLLNRNAKIMKSVVRNIMDSGFDGILLVASNPVDILTYVAWKESNLPSSRVIGSGTSLDTARLRYEISRYVNISVSNVHAYILGEHGDSEFVCWSSAYIGAKPIKDVIDSMDEINFEDLEKIYQNVKNAAYEIIKRKKATYYGIGMALVRITSSIFNNENRILPISVYNNGTYDTEKDVYIGLPAVLNRDGVHHVVKLKLNEEESLKLDKSSSILKTILNQMDF
- a CDS encoding iron hydrogenase, whose amino-acid sequence is MHTFQDLYKRIVLSSKTKQTDDVLDRLNYDPFHLECVLKPGMNAQSWETYNPSCLQTNVNFMDCFYKHVKTDEQGQRLPVFVEEKCHNCLDPKLIQKLLLSEDIMKVMDAIHKKDKPVYVLIAPAFLSQFDVVTDGQLRSAFKQIGFEGVVEVSLFADILTLKEALDFDREIQNEKDYILTSCCCPMWIQMIRKLKPDLMIHVPKSVSPMIATGRVIKKIVPNAFTVFVGPCLAKKAEAKEEDIKDAIDVVLTFKEVKDLFETARIDASNLKTDVREHSSAAGRIYAISSGVSQAVDLTLKRLRPNKKIQVKSVYASGVPEMKNLLANLTNGSLQANFIEGMGCRGGCVGGPRALIDKDQAKIKVEEYAKKSLYKTPLDNPYVIEMLQRLHFTSVEELLQDKEIFTREF